The genomic window GTGAGCCGCACTGACCAGGCCGCGGCTTTTTTAAAAAAGAAAATCAAAGAGGAAGGATATGGCGCGATACCTCGTATTGACGGTTATTTTTCTATTGCTGGGTCTGCAGGCACTACCTGCCGCGGCCGTCAGCCTCAAGGAGGCGGTGGCCCTGGCCATGGCCAATAATCATCGGATTATTGCCGGCCGGGACCTGCTGGCCGCCACCAATGAAGAGATTGCCATTGCCAGGAGTCATCTCTTGCCCAGCGTACGATTCGAGGAGCGGTTCATGCGCACCTCCAATCCCACCTACGGATTCATGGCCAAGCTCAACCAGGAGCGGTTCACGGCCCGGGATTTCGCCATCCCGGCCCTGAATGATCCCCGGCCGATCAATGATTTCCAGGGCTCCATTACCCTGGAGCAGCCGCTCTATGCCCCGGCCGCCCAACTGGGGCTGGCAATGAGTAAAGAGGCCCATGCCGGCCAACGCCGGGAACTCAAGCGGACCATGCAGACCGTGGCCATGGATACGGCCCGGGCCTATCTGATGGCGCTCACGGCCCGGGAATATGTAACAGTGGCGGAAAAAGGCCGGCAGGACGCGGCCGAGCATCTCCGGATAGCCGAACTTCGTTTTAAGAACGGCCTGGGTCTTTATTCAGATACCCTCCGGGCCGCCACCGCGCTGACCAGGGCTGAGCAGCAAATGGTCAGCGTTCGCAAGAATCTGGCGGTGGCCCGCCGTTCCCTGGGACTGCTCACCGGCAGCGAAGACTCCCTGGAGGTGACCTCGGCCGGGGTATTGGATCTGCCGCTCCGCGAGTTGAGCTTCTACCAGGAGGCAGCCCGCAGCCGGGATGATATCAAGGCCATGGAGCACCAGCGAACCAATGCTGAAAACGGGATCAAGCTGGCCAGGACCGGTTTTTTGCCCACAGTGGGAGTGGGTTCTTCCTATCAGATAAACGACCATACCTCCCCGTTTCAGGGCGAGGGCAACAGCTGGCAGTTGATGGCCCGGCTCAAGTGGAACCTGTTCAGCGGCAATAGAACAACCCATGAACAACAAAAGGCCCACCATCAGCTGGCCGCCACCCGGGAGTATCTGGCCGGTCTGAAAAAGGCGGCCTCCTTCCAGGTATACGAGGCCTACCTGGCAGTGGAGGAAAGCCGCAAGATACGCGAGATGGCCCGGGCAGCGTTGGCCTCGGCCGAGGAGGGCAGCCGGCTGGTCGCCATCCGGTACGAGAACTCGCTCTCGCCGATGGTGGATCTCCTTGACGCCCAGGTCAGCCTGGACCAGGCCCGGGCCAATGCGGTTGCCCGGACCCTGGAGTATGAACTGGCCCGTATCCGGCTGGGATATGAGAGTGGAACGATTTTAGCGGATCTGCAAATAGAAGAGAATCTGGAGGCGAACAAATGAAGAGAATAGCGGTGCTGGCAACAGCGCTCATGGTTCTGGCCCTGTCCGGCTGCGGCAACGGCAAGGAAGAGGCCCGGGTGTCGGCGGAACGGCCGGAGATCACCGGGGTCCGGCTGGAGCCGGCGGCCCTGACCGAGGTGGAGGTGATAACCGAGTCCTCGGGAACCGTCAAGGCAAGGAACACCAGCATGGTGTCCGGCCGGATGATGGGCGCGGTGGTTGCGGTCCATGTCAAGGCCGGCGACCGGGTTGCGTCCGGCCAGCTCCTGGCGGAGATCGACAACCGGGAGATGACCCAGAAGGTGGCCCAGGCCCGGGCCGGGCACCGGCAGGCGGTCAAGGGACTGGCCGCGGCCAAGGAGAATATGCACCTGGCCGAGATCACCTATGACCGCTACCATGCCCTGTTTGTTGAGAAGGCCCTGGCCCAACAGGAACTGGACCAGATGGCCACTGCCAAGCGGGTGGCGGTTCTGGAATACGAGCGGGTCCTGGAGATGGTGGCCCGGGCCGCGGCCGGGGTCAGGGAGGCTGAGGTCGGTCTTGGTTTCACCCGGGTCATCGCGCC from Desulfobacterales bacterium includes these protein-coding regions:
- a CDS encoding efflux RND transporter periplasmic adaptor subunit, with protein sequence MKRIAVLATALMVLALSGCGNGKEEARVSAERPEITGVRLEPAALTEVEVITESSGTVKARNTSMVSGRMMGAVVAVHVKAGDRVASGQLLAEIDNREMTQKVAQARAGHRQAVKGLAAAKENMHLAEITYDRYHALFVEKALAQQELDQMATAKRVAVLEYERVLEMVARAAAGVREAEVGLGFTRVIAPVAGLVTARMIDPGSMALPGVPLFTIEDTSLFRIETDVAEIQAGKIVPGMAVRISIPEQDQELSGTVSEVVSAIDPRSRTFPVKIKVDGTDLKSGRFVRVRIPVATRKTLLLPAAAVVEKGQLTGVYVVNDNQVVTYRLIRIGRRYGDQLEILAGVKPGERIIVDGLPGVTDGGILREDNSHE
- a CDS encoding TolC family protein — encoded protein: MARYLVLTVIFLLLGLQALPAAAVSLKEAVALAMANNHRIIAGRDLLAATNEEIAIARSHLLPSVRFEERFMRTSNPTYGFMAKLNQERFTARDFAIPALNDPRPINDFQGSITLEQPLYAPAAQLGLAMSKEAHAGQRRELKRTMQTVAMDTARAYLMALTAREYVTVAEKGRQDAAEHLRIAELRFKNGLGLYSDTLRAATALTRAEQQMVSVRKNLAVARRSLGLLTGSEDSLEVTSAGVLDLPLRELSFYQEAARSRDDIKAMEHQRTNAENGIKLARTGFLPTVGVGSSYQINDHTSPFQGEGNSWQLMARLKWNLFSGNRTTHEQQKAHHQLAATREYLAGLKKAASFQVYEAYLAVEESRKIREMARAALASAEEGSRLVAIRYENSLSPMVDLLDAQVSLDQARANAVARTLEYELARIRLGYESGTILADLQIEENLEANK